A single genomic interval of Amycolatopsis albispora harbors:
- a CDS encoding MAB_1171c family putative transporter, with amino-acid sequence MSAGLLAYGVVAIAALTWLLIRLARSPRSAPLWCVTIAVACLAIAYPFGLIAGENQVFLGLPPMVSRLIQHGILLVAVNCLISFFLFSALDQREALRKTTRYLIPLGVAEVVLIVAAAITPAGVATNDHSVTGVALFFVTADAYMGLGFGLAARWAFKSAKGAERSVRRGLRMAGVGMSMIVIADCLFIPAVILRWLGMAAAPGADGTAQTTIGSIGAMFFLLPGIVLFLIGFIYPAAARKLAAAAVWLHHRRMYRRLGPLWTVLHQEFPEDALSRVPASRWRDLLSVTGVHRRYYRRVIECRDGLVRISPYLADLREQPVTHENLADKLKEALRTRSSGDPAPKQAVPVAMPTGEGLDADVRELVALSRALQASR; translated from the coding sequence CCGGACTGCTCGCCTACGGCGTCGTCGCGATCGCGGCGCTGACCTGGCTGCTTATCCGACTGGCCCGCTCACCGCGGTCGGCGCCGCTGTGGTGCGTGACGATCGCGGTCGCCTGCCTGGCCATCGCCTACCCGTTCGGCCTGATCGCCGGGGAGAATCAGGTGTTCCTCGGCCTGCCGCCGATGGTGTCGCGGCTGATCCAGCACGGCATCCTGCTGGTCGCGGTCAACTGCCTGATCTCGTTCTTCCTGTTCTCCGCGCTGGACCAGCGCGAGGCGCTGCGCAAGACCACGCGGTACCTGATCCCGCTGGGCGTCGCCGAGGTGGTGCTGATCGTGGCCGCGGCGATCACCCCGGCCGGGGTGGCCACGAACGACCACTCGGTGACCGGGGTGGCGTTGTTCTTCGTCACCGCCGACGCCTACATGGGGCTCGGTTTCGGCCTCGCCGCGCGCTGGGCCTTCAAGTCCGCGAAGGGCGCCGAGCGCAGCGTGCGGCGCGGGCTGCGGATGGCGGGCGTCGGCATGTCGATGATCGTGATCGCGGACTGCCTGTTCATCCCGGCGGTCATCCTGCGCTGGCTGGGCATGGCCGCCGCGCCGGGCGCCGACGGCACCGCGCAGACCACCATCGGCTCCATCGGCGCGATGTTCTTCCTGCTGCCCGGCATCGTGCTCTTCCTGATCGGCTTCATCTACCCGGCGGCGGCGCGGAAGCTGGCGGCCGCCGCGGTGTGGCTGCACCACCGCCGGATGTACCGGCGGCTCGGCCCGCTGTGGACCGTGCTGCACCAGGAGTTCCCGGAGGACGCGCTCAGCCGGGTGCCCGCCAGCCGCTGGCGCGACCTGCTCAGCGTCACCGGCGTGCACCGGCGCTACTACCGGCGGGTGATCGAGTGCCGAGACGGGCTGGTGCGGATCAGTCCCTACCTCGCTGACCTGCGGGAGCAGCCGGTGACGCACGAGAATCTGGCGGACAAGTTGAAGGAGGCCCTGCGCACGCGTTCCTCCGGTGATCCGGCGCCGAAGCAGGCGGTGCCGGTGGCGATGCCCACGGGCGAGGGGCTCGACGCCGACGTCCGCGAGCTGGTCGCGTTGTCACGCGCATTGCAGGCGAGCCGATGA
- a CDS encoding FAD-dependent oxidoreductase — MTHALIIGGGIAGPVTAMALRKAGIDSVVYEAYPTGADDVGAFLTLMSNGQDALRAIGVHERVADESFAASTVQFLSGTGKFLGEVPLRREGVLGPRTLKRATLYRVLQDELAARDIRIEHGKRLTSARNTSDGGVVATFADGDQAKGDLLIGADGIHSATRALIDETAPRPRHLGNTTICGYAENAPSPAPDGTYRMIYGKRAFFGYVTAPNGETWWFTNAPGAELSKADLAAISAEEWKARVLELFAKDNTPAADIVRATGCDVTASNAYHIPSTPVWHAGSMVILGDAAHVAAPNAGQGASLAAEDGVTLARCLRDVAQIGDAFRAYEGLRRERVERVVATSARMGGTAVPGPLKRMVRDAILPRVLKKGPRNNADWLTKHHIDWEARVSLDDAVATN, encoded by the coding sequence ATGACCCACGCGCTGATCATCGGCGGGGGCATCGCCGGCCCGGTGACCGCGATGGCCCTGCGCAAGGCGGGCATCGACTCGGTGGTCTACGAGGCCTACCCGACCGGAGCCGACGACGTCGGCGCCTTCCTCACGCTGATGAGCAACGGCCAGGACGCGCTGCGCGCGATCGGCGTGCACGAGCGGGTGGCCGACGAATCGTTCGCCGCGTCGACGGTGCAGTTCCTCAGCGGCACCGGCAAGTTCCTCGGTGAGGTGCCGCTGCGCCGCGAAGGCGTGCTCGGGCCGCGCACCCTCAAGCGCGCCACGCTGTACCGCGTGCTCCAGGACGAGCTGGCCGCGCGCGACATCCGGATCGAGCACGGCAAGCGGCTGACCAGCGCACGCAACACCTCCGACGGCGGTGTGGTCGCCACCTTCGCCGACGGCGACCAGGCCAAGGGCGACCTGCTCATCGGCGCCGACGGCATCCACTCGGCCACCCGCGCTCTGATCGACGAGACCGCGCCCCGGCCACGGCACCTCGGCAACACGACCATCTGCGGTTACGCCGAGAACGCGCCGTCGCCCGCCCCGGACGGCACCTATCGGATGATCTACGGCAAGCGTGCCTTCTTCGGGTACGTCACCGCGCCGAACGGCGAGACCTGGTGGTTCACGAACGCGCCCGGTGCCGAGCTGAGCAAGGCGGACCTGGCGGCGATCAGTGCGGAGGAGTGGAAGGCCAGGGTGCTGGAGCTGTTCGCGAAGGACAACACGCCCGCCGCGGACATCGTGCGCGCCACCGGGTGCGACGTGACCGCGAGCAACGCGTACCACATCCCGTCGACCCCGGTCTGGCACGCGGGCTCGATGGTGATCCTCGGGGACGCCGCGCACGTGGCCGCGCCGAACGCCGGGCAGGGCGCTTCGCTGGCCGCCGAGGACGGGGTCACGCTGGCGCGCTGCCTGCGGGATGTCGCGCAGATCGGCGACGCTTTCCGCGCCTACGAGGGACTGCGGCGCGAGCGCGTCGAACGCGTGGTGGCGACCAGCGCCCGCATGGGCGGCACCGCGGTGCCGGGCCCGCTCAAGCGCATGGTGCGCGACGCGATCCTGCCGCGCGTGCTGAAGAAGGGCCCGCGCAACAACGCCGACTGGCTCACCAAACACCACATCGACTGGGAAGCACGCGTCTCCCTGGACGACGCAGTAGCGACGAACTAG